Part of the Candidatus Thiothrix putei genome, ATACCATCTTAGGTGCTTAGCTTGCCACTGGTAGGGCGTTTTGCAAGGGTAGTGTGCATGGATAGCCTGTGCTAACTGCGTCGCTCGCTTGAGGTGAGCATTTAGTGTGGATTTCGCACCGGGCACTGAGCGTTCCAGCAAACTTTTTATGTTCATGATCTACCGCCAATGTAGGCGGATACCACATCAATCCGCCCATGCCCCAATTCTTCGGTGAGTATTTCCCGTGCCTCTCTGTCGCTTTCCCTAGAGGCGCTCATTCCATCACCCAGCACGGGTGCAAGATGCCCGGTCAATTGTTCGTAGCGCTCGCAAGCGTAAGCGGCGCGTAACTCATGGTATTTTCCTATTCCCGCTTCCTTGAGGTGTTCCCGCGCTTTATTCAGCTCCCCATGGACAAAGCTGATGTAGATTTCATGGGTTGCCAGCAAGTTGCGGGAACCTTCCGGGCTGGCGGCGATTGCCCGTTCAAGTGTTTGCAAACCAGTTTGGCTAACCGGAACCCAGCGATCCACCTCATGACCACGACCGCCTTTTGTGCCTTCCGTTACGTTGATTGCGCCTTTTTCTTTTGCTTCTTGGTGCCAGCGCTCCAAATTGCCAAGAATCGCCTCCCGCTCTCTCAAACCAAATTCCCTTGCGAGTTCAGTGACGGCAGCGGCGCGTTCTAGCCCTGCATGTCTCATGTTTTCGCTGGCAGTCCGTACCTCTGTCCGATCAAGGCCATCGGGTGCGACCGTGCGGACATGGGAGCGTTCGCCGACCATCCCGGAAGGGCTGACGCTAATGGACTCGTCCCCACGCAGGCAAGCCAGTGTGGTATTGACACTGGAAAGCAAATTTTGAGCGTAGGAAACCGCCATTTCGCCAGCAGCAACCTTTTCGTTTAATTGTTGCCCGTACCGTTCCACGGCGTCTTGGGTGATGTCTTTCGCATCGCGTATGCCTTCCTCTGTTTTTAAGTAATCCGCGAATTGGCTAAAACGTGACTGATGCGCCGCAACAGCGTTGAAGTGCCCCTCACCGTAATGCTCTTTGAGTGCTTGGCTGGCAGCGTAGGACATGCTTTTACCGTAGCCAAAATTTCTACCTGACGTGAATTTACCCATTATTTACCCCACAGAAAACCTTAAATCTTATTGCTTGTATTAAGTTGACCAGTGAGCAGACCACAATAACTACCCTTTATTTTTTGGTGAGTGAAAAAGAGGATTAAGCGCCTCCCGCGCCTGTGGTTTGCCCATCCGGGTCGGTTACATGCTTGTTTTTACCGGCGGCATGTTGCCGGTGCTTTGCTTGTGTATTGTCTGATTCCCCCCCATCGCGTCTCCGGTTATCCGGCGGTAGTGGATGGTTGCCGCGTTGCCTGCGGCAGGGAAGCTCAGCTAAATCCTGTGGCTGATGGTCGAGACAAGGCAAGGTGGAGTTGCTGACAAGTGGTTAAAATCTTGTCGCCCCGTCATCATCCAATAGGTTTTAGTGCAGGTATTTGCGCTGCGGCAGATACCTTATTGCTGTTGTAGATCAATTGGTTGTAGCAGGTTTCCGGCGTCTGTCTCTTTTGACAAAGAGACAGACGCAGACCGTGCCACCCCATCCGCTTGGCTGTGCTCCCGTTGGTCGCCTGTAGCGGACGGGTGGCACAGCAGCCTGCTCCCGCTGATCGCGGGTAGCAGGCTATGCCGTGCCAGAAAGCTTGGCGGGTAGCTATCGCTACTTGCCAAGGCATTTCCGGCACGCTGGCTTGAGGCGCACTTCGGGTGCGCTCAAGCGTGAGTCCAGACTGATGCAGGTATTTGCCCCTTGCTGGTAAGCCCTGTACGGGACAGTAGTCCATGACGAACGCAGACCTCACAATCCCAACGGTTAAATGGTTGGTCTTGGTAAGTTACCCAATTTTTCCCGTCTTTTTCGGTCGGTGTCAGGGTAATGCGCTTGCCGTTTTCCAGCAGCATCAAAAACTGACTGTAACGTAAGCCGTCATCAGGGTGATGGCAGACCGTAGAGTTAAGCCACTGAACACGGATGCTCGTCTGATGCTGGATTTCACCATCAGCAGAATCACGGAACAGATGGACAATGACCGCTTTCTCCCCAAAGAGGAGGGTCTTGGTACGTTTGTACAAACTTAAAGACGCAGGCTCAGGTTTTAACTTTGCCCGTTTTGGTGGTGTTGCGGTGAGCCGCACAGTTTTGACTTTGCCAGTTTTCCTGACAGCTTTGATAGCAACAAAGATCAGGATCGCAAACAAAAGGATAGTTGTCATGATGAGTCTCCGGGGTGATAACCGAGTAGACGCATCTTTCCCGTGGGAGTGTGTCTCCCAGTAGGGTGGATTGAAAATAGCCTAGTGCTTAGGCGAGGTGAAATACAAAAAAGTAGAATATAGCCACCAGATCACCCGAAGGTGAGCCGCATCCAGCAATGGCATAGGATGCTTTAAGGGGTTGTACATTTAGTCCTGTTACGGACGGCTCCCGCCAAAATGGCTGTACAGGGAGCGAAGGGCGTGTTGAGAATGCA contains:
- a CDS encoding integrase domain-containing protein, translated to MGKFTSGRNFGYGKSMSYAASQALKEHYGEGHFNAVAAHQSRFSQFADYLKTEEGIRDAKDITQDAVERYGQQLNEKVAAGEMAVSYAQNLLSSVNTTLACLRGDESISVSPSGMVGERSHVRTVAPDGLDRTEVRTASENMRHAGLERAAAVTELAREFGLREREAILGNLERWHQEAKEKGAINVTEGTKGGRGHEVDRWVPVSQTGLQTLERAIAASPEGSRNLLATHEIYISFVHGELNKAREHLKEAGIGKYHELRAAYACERYEQLTGHLAPVLGDGMSASRESDREAREILTEELGHGRIDVVSAYIGGRS